The Gossypium hirsutum isolate 1008001.06 chromosome D03, Gossypium_hirsutum_v2.1, whole genome shotgun sequence genomic interval aacttaattttattttgtttttttcttaagataattatgttaGGTGTTTCAGAATCAAATGTTTCTTCCCAAGCATCTCaaggaaccaaaaggaaatgggttccagaagaagatgcagcattGGTTTCCTGCATAgtggacttgcacaatgttggaacatttaatgctgatacggggttcaaagccggttatttaaacgagttggaaaaaatgttagaaaatgctttacacaatgcaatgttgaaggctaGACCTAATATTGAGTCAAGGATTAGGTTACTAAAAAGGGATTGGTCAATCgtgtatgacatgcttaatggccaaaacacaagcggttttggttgggatgagcataggcagctcgttgttgctgaagatgcggtttgggacTCTTATTTAAAGGTAAGAATTAGTTCAAGTATTTATGatcttatttttaccaaacttataactaatatgatttcctcatttttatagagtcataaagaagccgATCAATTCAGACATCGTAGTTTCTCTTACTACGACCAACTTactaccatatacgcaagagatcgagcgactgggaaagatgctcaaacagccgctgatgttcttgaagaaataaatgttGAAGATGTACCTACTGTAGATAttaatgaagaaagaaacgaaTACTATGACTGCGATGCTAATGcctctttggatgacatggatgtttctgctaCGGAGCCGCAACCAGATAGAAACCAatggggttcctcatcttcaaagaagaaaaaaaaaagaattttgatGCAAGTGatcattcttcttctttagttcatgatgctgccactttattggcgGAAAACATGCGGGCCATTGGCgaacaaatcagtaggagtattgcatTCGATGTGGAACAGAAATCAGaagaattccagatcatccaagaaAAAGCTACAAATTTATATCTAACCTTATGTGAAATAGAAGGTTTAACAGAGGACGAGCGGTTTCGAGCATTGagtaaaattccagatcatccaactcaaatgctcgttttctttagtttaccttccaATGTGcggttggaatgggtcagaagattttttgctgaccattaaaaattatggttttgttgatgatattttcgtaactttttctgtttgtaatatttgggatGGTATTTCATTACAATGTTCTAATTTTTTGATGTGGCAAAActgtataacatatggattatgacatagaatttcatgaattttatttaaccttttgttaatatatgaaaattatgtttatgcaaaatataattctaaagttatttattactgctaatatttatttattgtagaataattaaattatttgttccactaatgatattttagcacattaaatgtgtattgcagtttaaaaatatgGATGTAAATTTGGCTTTTTGGGCCAACAATCTAAGGACGTCAACTTTATCTTTTTCAATATTAGATTGTAGtttttatcaaaattaagcaTGGTGGCgttaatgtttaaattttttttaaatttgtctaattttttttcattgctttttctccttaaattgttttatttataaatttattattctaataaataaatgtcatgttaaaaaatgagaaaaatagatattcatttatttataaatatttttataattttgtatgtatttttattgaaaaataaatgtttaaattttttaattttttaatttttatttttgaattttaagaataaaggttaaattgatataatatgtaaaattgaaggttaagtttattgaattttttaaagttaggaCCAGATTAATAGAACTTGTAAGTattgtagtattatatattatgattttagtaaattcatataagaatatttaatattaagaattttattaaattatatatttttattaaattatatttaataataattatgttaaaattatattttatagtattatatattatgattttaataaattcatataagaatatttaatattaataattttattaaattatatattttattaaattatatttaataattatgttaaaatatgattaaattatttattatttattatttatattaataatcttattaaaatttaataacaataacaataatcatctacctaaaaaaaattctgttaagggtattctagtcattttagttttttccttatgctattacacttctattccattcaaccaaacacaagaatatcattacgcctctatttcattccattcaaccaaacaaaaggattacctattacacctctattccattacagcgaaccaaacgcacccttagTTTTCTCTCACCCTTGGGCGGCCATAATTTGTGGAGAGGGGGAGTTGTTGGTTGCTTGATTCGCAAGTGGATAGTTTCTTGGGCAAAGTTAGTGTGCTGATTTTCAATTGTTTTCCAAGTATGAGGACCTCCGATTAATTATCCCAAAAGCTGATTTCTTTTGTTGCTCAAGTACCCTTGCCGAATTGGGCTTTTCTTCCTCTTGTTTCGACAATTGTGTGACCCATTAAGATGTCAGACTTATCCATCATGTGATTACCATTTTTAATCGGGTCAGCGTAACATCTTCATGACCCAAATTGCATGCTTTTGTTGTCCAACTAGGGTTGAATAGCTCAAGTCCATGCAAAAAATTATAATGAGCTTCTCATCATATCAACTTCATGGTTGTTAATATGTAAcgtgaaataattaatttatgcacaaatttgcatattttattaaatcatgTCTGTTATCAAAATATGAAcgaaattcacccaattaactatcaaatactctggattaacattattttttaagtaaaaaggtgtcAAAAACAACTATAAAAATTCTATGTAGGAAATTTTAGTTTTGTTTATATGGACACAAATTTTGTTTAATATTAGTGATAATTAGAATTTCTTTCATTAAAGTGGATAAAATAGCTTAAAATTTGGTCCATCTTTTTCAATCATAAAAAATCATGGATTTGGATTTCAAACAGATTACCACgttacataatttcactaaaaaaaaattcattcttgtatgtttataattttatttaatatggtCATATATAAAACTCATTTGTATTATAGAGTTTAATTTGTTGTAGCATTTAAATAAAGCAACTACCATCACAACACAAATACTACCACATCTAACAAAAAGTAATGTATAAGAAGAACATTAAGGAATTTGCAATATAAAAATGAATTTCAAGAAATTCCATTTATGTGCAtataaacacaactatcaaactaaatatttatttgaaatgGACAATtatctatttaaataataatcaCATTAGAGAAGCAACTGTTGCATGTAGTTTGTAGATTGAAAAATGAAACCAAAACAGTCACAAACCTACTAATTGAATTATAAACATAGTTACGATGAAATCATAAAACAGACGCAACAAAAATACCCCAATAGGCACTTCAATTTTGAATATTCAGTTTTCTCTATCAGAAAAAAGGTTTTACAGGGACTCAGGCGCATGAATCACTAAGACATAACAATTAGTTAAGAGAGAAAACCTCGAACAAAACAATCCAACTATTATccccaaatcaaattgaaatgagtTATTTCATACCCTTTTGGACAAGTCACCATTCCTGTCCTCATCATCCCGGAAGTTGTCACTCGGTGGATCGTTTAGGCCAAAACCTGCGGTTTCCTCTTTGTAGCTATCTTCGGCACTACCGAGTTGATCACCACCCCCAAGTCCCACATTTTCACCACCAGCCGCAAAACCATCACTGCCACTGCCACCACCAGCAACTTCGAAACTCCCATTGTCGTAATTGGTGGATTGACCGAAGTTACTTCCATAGCCAACACCACCACCAGTGCCATAGTTATCCCCACCATAGCTTCCTTGGCCTCCATAGTTACCACTGTTACCGTATCCAATGTTACTTCCATCATTTCTGCCATAGCCGCCACCTCCATAGTTACCACCCCCAtagccaccaccaccaccatagccgCCAGCACCTCCAAAGTTACGACGAGGTCTGTCATTTGCATAGTCTACTCTTACTTGACGGCCatggagaatctgcaacaatAATTCAGACAGACAAAACCAGGCAGATTaactcaaaaaaagaaaaaaaaaccatgcAATGATATCTATGGTTAAACATACATGTTCAAATTAAGGCCTAAATAACTTAATTTTGAAGTAAAGAAAAATATTCATAAGTTGAGAAGCGGGTAAATTTAATGTGAAACTTGTACTGAAATGGGATAAAGCAAAGGAATGGAATGGACCTGATCTGATCTGATCTGATAGAAAAAGATTTGAGAATTTTTATGTTACTTGCAAATGTGAAAGTGAACCAAATAAGATAGCAAGGGCACGCTAGTTTGCCATGTTACTCTGACTATTCATTTTTATTGAAGTACCCGTGTTTGGCACCCATGTTTGACACATGCTTGGACAAAGAGATGGGGATAATAATTCTTCAAGgaccctccaaatacatgaaGATCTTAGAAAAAAATTGAATGTATCTACGTCCGGCGCATACCTTGTCCAACACACCCACATCGAGTAACATAGATTTAACATATAGATAAAATTTAGATGCAATAAATCTGAATCCATAAGTCTGCACAAGAGGTATATCTCCACCCTATCTGAAAGAAGACTAGAAGCACTTTGCCAGCACAATGCAAAAACATTCATGGACCTTCCACGACCATGAAAAGAACAAAAGACCCTAGACAATTTGAAAATGCAACTAATTTCGATTCATTTTACCCTTTACGTTTAGGTAATGAATTAATGCACTCCAACCAATTTCATAGCTATTGAATAGATGCTTGATACAATCTGCTTCTTCATTGTAAAACAAATCACGATTCTATAGGGTTTATTGAAACATCAGCAACTCTGTCGATGTTACAAGTAATTCCGAAAAAAACTGAATACTTATATCACCTGTCCATCCAAAGCCTGTAGTGCACTGGAAGCATCCTCGGTGCTAGTGTAAGTGATAAATCCAAATCCTCTCGACCTCCCTGTTTCTCGATCCACAATAACTCTTGCTACAGTATAAAACTTAATCAGCACACGCTACATATATAAAACCAATATGACAGTTCGTTTAATATGTAGAGAAGAAGGTTCAAGCATTTCAAGACTTGCCAATCCATCTTCATTACGAACTTGCAAATTGAATTCAGGAATTCGTTTGCAGTAGCATACCTTCAACAACTTCACCATATTTGCTAAATGCTTCGTTTAGACTTTGGTCATCCATTTGGAACGAGATACCTGCAAGaaagaaattacaagaaacccTATGAAAATGGGAATGGGAAAATTGTTTGATATTAAAGTGGAAAACAAAGTTTAAGCGCACCTCCTACAAAAAGTTTCGAGCTCGGGTCGCTGGACATGCTTCTGAACACTTGAAAGAGGCCTGGTCTTGACTCGGACAACCGAGCATTGAGCTGCATACTTACAGTCTGCTTAAGTATACCCCCGATTTTACTTAAGAAAGCCATCGCTACAACCTAACAGAACAAAAAACAATTGAAGTTTAGATTTAAACCAACGAAATTGATAGAAGAATTAAATTGAGGTATAACAATGGATTTAATAACAAAACAGAGACAAATAACTTCACAAATAAAATCCACAATATTTAAAGAAAGAAAGTGCAGAAAAAAGGCCTTTCTTCAACAATCAGTCTTATGTTTATTTATGACTTCTGAACTCAACAACAGAGCAACCCATTTACAAGATATAAAGTTTACTTACCATTGTGCTTTAGACTTTAAAACCCAACCTCCAAAAAGacccaaattttgatttttataaaaataaactctTTTTATTTCTTGCAAGCTTAAATGCCAAAAAAAACTCCATTCTCAATCATCCCCAGAAACCCTAACTTTCACTGATCTTAACTCaagcaactaaaacaaaaaaaaggaagcaAATCATTACATGTTAATATGAAAACCTAAACAATAATCTGGTACCATAAGAAagtagaaaacaaaaataaaagatgattttAACTATACTGCAACCAAACGAAACCCTTTGAAAAGAAAAGGAATGAACAGCCAAAAGAGcagatcaaaattaaaaaataagtttagtGCTTTTATGAAGCTTACCCTTTTGTTTATGGGACTCAGAGATTGGTTCTCTTGGATTCCTTTGAAATTATTATTCTTTGCAATGGTAAAACCCTCGAGGTTTTAGGTAAACGGTGCGGCGCCAGGAACCAGATGTTTGCCCTCAAAATTTTTATACGTGGGAATCTTTTATTGGAATGTGTTTTCCACTTTTGCTAGGCATTGTAATTTTTGGTCAAACTTCGCTATCGGTCTTTGTATcgatttaatccctatattttttgAACTCTCTAACTCAAACCGTGAATTTAAAATtcgtaaaatttttataaaaataaaataaactaattatctatataatttaaaaataaattatatattaaagagtAATATTATACCAACGTAGtcattttaagtattttttatttaagttaaattaaattagtgGTAttggtaaatataaaaataaaaataaaaacttatttttattgaatCGACATCTATAATAATACATAGAgttttacatataatataaatCAGGCATATTCAAATTCGAAAATTCATCTTACATACGagaacttttataaatatatatattcactcgttaaagataaatttaatcgTAACTCTAATAATTTTGAGCTTGATTCAATCTAATTTGAacatttataatatcatatatagaTTAGTTGAAgccaaattaatatatattcctagTTTCCTCATGTGAAtgcgatttttaatttttatttaggtGGTGTTAAATTAGTGGAAGACAAATGTAATTTTTTTGTACCTCCACAAATGGAACCAATCACAGCAACAATGCAAAATTAAGCAGAAAGGTcgtcatattaaaaaattaatatataaatttatgaatgtgacataaatttaaaaaaattattattaacacCTAgatatcaatttcatacaaaaatGAGTTAAAAAGGGTTAATAACAACCAAATAGATATCAATTTCATGTAATCAAAACACGTTGAGCAAAGTAGCGCTGAGcaagaaaaaataagaaattaaaacaaaattttttatttaatttataattaattttactgtttCGTTTATCATCGATAAAGTGTGATCCGTATTTACTagataatatattttgatatctgcataatttttaaaaaattacataaatttaaatataattaattattatattacaataaCTACAAAATACAGAATACAAACTATAAATAACTTAAAGAGTTTTTTTtgctcttttcttccttctcttcttctaCAAAATACAAAATGTGTGAAAGGGGACCAAAACACCACTTCTTAAATAGAAACGTTGATTCTTCTTCTCcccttctatatatatatatattttttaactaacAACTATTAACATTGTCGAAAccaattttatttttggaaaaaaacaaaaattagttgttgattaaaattggaaaaattgggagtcgccaccaatcttttattaaggtgtgattgggtcac includes:
- the LOC107949787 gene encoding glycine-rich RNA-binding protein 4, mitochondrial; the encoded protein is MAFLSKIGGILKQTVSMQLNARLSESRPGLFQVFRSMSSDPSSKLFVGGISFQMDDQSLNEAFSKYGEVVEARVIVDRETGRSRGFGFITYTSTEDASSALQALDGQILHGRQVRVDYANDRPRRNFGGAGGYGGGGGYGGGNYGGGGYGRNDGSNIGYGNSGNYGGQGSYGGDNYGTGGGVGYGSNFGQSTNYDNGSFEVAGGGSGSDGFAAGGENVGLGGGDQLGSAEDSYKEETAGFGLNDPPSDNFRDDEDRNGDLSKRV